The genomic region GGTTTTCAGGGTGTGCGCATTGCGCGCGGGGTCGGCCTTGTCCGTACCAAATTCGTAGAAGTTGTTGTAGGTGCTCGCGTCCTTGTAATCGGTGAGCTTCTCCATCGTGGTGGCCCCCGCCACGGCAGATTTGGCACCGGGCAGCGGAGCCAGCTTGCCCGGGCGCGCCACCTGCTGGGCCATGGCCTCGCGCCCCGCCCATGCCGCCATGGCTGCGCCTGCAGCGCCTCCGGCCATCAGCTTCAAGATCTCGCGCCGCCGCTCATACACGGCCTTGGGAGTGATTTCGCTGGAGTACGGGTGCTGAAAGCCTTGATTGCGTGGGGTGATCGGCATGTGAAGTCTCCTGAGAGTCTGTGCAGAGGTTGGAGGCCCGCTTGGAGCCAAAAGCGCTTGGAGCAGATGGCATCGGAAAGATTCGCCAAATTTCGCTCAGTAGCTGCTAGTTCGTTGGCAGGGCATTTCAGGTTACACCGAAGGCAAAATTTCGGCAGCCACCGCGCCAACAACCCTCAAGCCCCCTGACCGCCGGGGCTTATGCCGTAAAACGGTCCCTCAAGATCCATCAAAAAGCTGGAACAAGACCGACGCCAACCCGACAAAACGCCTCTACTGCAAAAAAAATGCCGCAAGCACTGTGCACAAGCAACGCAGCTTTTCGTGATTGCGATATAAACCGGGCATCGCAACCTTTTTTACTACGCATAGAGAACCATGAATCGCGCAGAACTCGTTGAAATCCTGGCTTCCAAGAACGACCTGTCCAAAACAGCCGCCAACGCTGTGCTGGAAACTCTGATTGACGCCATTCAAACCGCCGTGAAAAAAGGCGACGCCGTGCAACTCGTGGGCTTCGGCACTTTCAAGGCCGCCAAGCGCGCAGCCCGCACCGGCAAGAACCCATCCACCGGCGCAGCGCTGAAGATCCCAGCGACCACCGTGCCCAAGTTTGTGGCTGGTGCCAAGTTCAAGGCCGTGGTGGACCCCAAGGCCGCCAAGCGCAAGGCTGAAAAAGCAGGCAAGTAAGCCCGCACTGCCCTCAGGCTGAAAAGCCGCCAGATGCTGCGAAGCCCTGGCGGCTTTTTTTACGCCCTGTGCAGCGGCAACCCCGCCGCAGCCATTTCGGCTTTCAGCACGCGGCCATGGGTGGAATCGGTGACATACACCGTGGTGCGCCCTGCCCCGCCAAACGCCAGGTTGGTGGTGGAGCTGCCCGGCGCACCGCGCAGCACCTGCACCGGCTCGGCCCGGTGATTCAGCACCCACACATAGCCCAGGCCGGGGTTGGCCACCAGCAAGTGGCCTTCCGCATCCACCGCCAGGCCGTCGGGGCCGCTGGGGCCGTACGAGGTGAAGAACTGACTCACCTTGGCCACGCTGCCATCGGGCAGCAGCGGCACGCGCCACACGCAGTTGCCGCGCGTCACGGCCAGATACAGCACACGGCCGTCGGGCGACAGCGCCACGCCGTTGGGGCTGGGCACGTTGTGCAGCAGCAAATCGAGCTGGCCGCTGGGTCGCAGACGGTACAGGCGGCCACTCGGGTCGTGCAGGCCGCTTTGGCCCTGGTCGGTGAAGTAGAGGTTGCCTTCGGCGTCAAAGATCAGGTCGTTCACGCCCTTGAAGCGCTCGCTGTTGCGGCGCTGCAGGTACGGGGTGACGGCGCCTGTGGCCACATCGAGCTGCATCAGGCCGTTTTTGTAGTCGGTGATGAGCAGCGTGCCGGGCTTCAAAAACTTCAGTCCGTTGGGCTCGCCGTCGTACTCGGCCACCAGCGCCCATTCGCCTTGCGGATTGATGCGAAAGACGCGACCCCAGGGGATGTCGCTGACGTAGAGGTTGCCTGCGTCGTCGAACACCGGGCCTTCCAGGAACGAATCGGTAATGGTGCCGCCCCGGTTGGCATCGGCCCAGTCGCTGCGCTCGCGGCGGCGAAAGTGCTCGGGCATGGTGGTGAAGACATCGAGGTCTCGGACCTCAGGGGCTTGCAGCAAAAACATGGCGGGTCTTTCCAATTCGTTCAGGCGGGGGCGGCGGTATCGAAACCATACAGCCGCGCCGGGTTGTCGACCAGGATGCGATCCATGGCAGCCTCGCTGCCAGCCCAGGCCTGCAGCAGATCCACCA from Acidovorax sp. DW039 harbors:
- a CDS encoding SMP-30/gluconolactonase/LRE family protein, with protein sequence MFLLQAPEVRDLDVFTTMPEHFRRRERSDWADANRGGTITDSFLEGPVFDDAGNLYVSDIPWGRVFRINPQGEWALVAEYDGEPNGLKFLKPGTLLITDYKNGLMQLDVATGAVTPYLQRRNSERFKGVNDLIFDAEGNLYFTDQGQSGLHDPSGRLYRLRPSGQLDLLLHNVPSPNGVALSPDGRVLYLAVTRGNCVWRVPLLPDGSVAKVSQFFTSYGPSGPDGLAVDAEGHLLVANPGLGYVWVLNHRAEPVQVLRGAPGSSTTNLAFGGAGRTTVYVTDSTHGRVLKAEMAAAGLPLHRA
- a CDS encoding HU family DNA-binding protein — its product is MNRAELVEILASKNDLSKTAANAVLETLIDAIQTAVKKGDAVQLVGFGTFKAAKRAARTGKNPSTGAALKIPATTVPKFVAGAKFKAVVDPKAAKRKAEKAGK